The region AGGCGCTCATGGAGAAAGCCGCGGAACGGAGCGATCCCGGTGCCCGGGCCGATCATGATGATCGGTGCGTCCGGATCCATAGGCAGCCGGAACTTCTTGTTGTGCTGGATGTAGACGGGCAGCGTGCCGTTAAGGTCGGTTCGATCCGCGAAAAGTGTGGAGCAGACACCACCGCGTTCGCGATTGTGCGCACGGTAGCGAACGACGGCAACCGTGGCATGCACTTCGCCGGCGTGCGCCTTCGGGCTTGAGGAGATGGAATAAAGGCGCGGCGCCAATTTAGGCAGAAGGTCCGCCAGTTGCTGAGCAGAGGCGATAGCCCCCGGATGTTCGGCCAGCAGATCGATCACACCACGGTCGTAAAGGTAGGTATCGAGGTGGGTTTGCTGCTCCGGAAGCAGCAGATCGATGAGCAGGGCGATGTTGCCCGCCTTGGCATACGCGTCGATCAGCTTGCGGCTCAGTTTGGTGATCTGCAGGACGTGCGTGAGGGCATCGCAGAGCGAGCGCGTGCCGAGTTTGGGCACTTCCACGAGTTCCTCGCCATTGAGCCCCGTGGCCGAAAGAACGTCGGCAACCAGCGCCGGGTCGTTCGCAGGGATGACCGCAAGCGCATCGCCGGCTTCGTAGGTCAGTTCCGAGCCCGCGAGCGAGAAGCTCAGGTGCAGGGTGGACTTGCTGGACACGTCCGCGGTCAGAACGCGCTTTTCGATGAGCGCCGCCTGGAAGGGGTTCTCGCGGCGATAGAGGCTGGCCGGAGCGACCGGAGCCGCGGCAGCGAGCGCCTGTGGCGGTGTGGCGGCAGCAGCGGTGTCGAGGCTCGCGAGCAGCGCTGCTTTCCAGCGCTCGAAGGGCTCGTCCACATCGACGTCCGCAGTCACGATTGGAATACTGCGTTTCGCCCCAAGGTCCTGAAGGCGCTCGTCCAGGTCCACTCCGAACTTGCAGAAGTGCTCATAGTGGCTATCGCCCAGGGCAAGGACGCTGTACTCCAGCCGTTCGAGCCGCGGAGCGCCTTCCGCGCACAGCGAATCGAAGAAACCTTTGACCCCGTCCGGCGGGTCGCCTTCACCATACGTGCTGGCGACGATTACAGCGCACTCTTCAACCGCAAGCTCGTGTACAGGGTAAACGTCCAACGAGGAGAGCTTGGCCGTATGTCCCTTGGCCTTCAGCTCCTTGGCGACCTTCTTGGCCAGGCGCTCGCCCGTGCCGCTCTGCGAAGCATAAAGCACTGCGACGTTGCGTGGCTCGAACACCGCGGACTGCGGCGCGGATGAGTACAGACCGGCCAGAAAGCCATTGAGCCAGGCACGCTGCGCCGGGTTGAACGGAGCTGAATCCGGAATGAAGGGAACGCTGCTCATTCTGCCTCCACCTGCGCAAAGGCACGGAGTTCTTCAATCGAATGCCGGCGGGTGAAGGCGAGGAATGTTTCGTTTTCGTCGCTGCGGAGGTCCACGAAGCTGCCCAGTAGCAGCTCCATCACAGGCGGTAGATCGGCAAACTTGATCGCTGCAATAAACTCCCGCGCGATGCCCTGGTCGGCGTCGCTACCACCACCGAGCGAGACGACATAGCCCTCCTCGCCTTCGACCTTTGTACCCATGAGCCCGATGTCGCCGATGTAGTGCTGCGCGCAAGAGTTATTGCAGCCCGTAACGTGCAGGTTGATTGGCTGGGTGAGCTGGGGGAAGCGCTCGTCGAGCGTGCGTGCAAGTGCAACCGCGTGGGTCTTGGTATCGCTGGCAGCGTAGCGGCAGCCCTGATTCCCAGTGCACGCGACGGTCCCAGAAAGCACCGGGCCGGCCGTAAACTTCAGTCCGGCAGCAGTCAGCGCGGCCTGCGCTGCGGGAAGCCTGGCTTCAGGAATGTTCGGCAGGATCAGGTTCTGCCAGACCGTCAGCCTGATCTCACCCGTTCCGAACTCCTCCGCGATGCCGGCCACGGCCCGCATCTGGTCCACGGGCAGGCGGCCCACGGGAACCGAGACCCCGATGTATGAGAGGCCGGGTTGCACCTGCGCGTGCGTGCCGATATGGCCCGCGCGCTCGATGGGGCCGCGCGCTTCGCAATCTGCCAGCGGCAGCCGGAGAAGAGGAAACGCGAGAAGCTTCTCGGCTTCTTCCAGGAACCTCTCCATGCCCCAGCGGTCGACGAGGTACTTGAGTCGCGCTTTCTTGCGATCGGTGCGGTCACCGTTTTCCGCGAAGACGCGGATCATGGCTGCGGCCACCGCCACGGCCTCGTGCGGCTTCAGGATGACGCCCGCGTCGGTCGCAAACTGGCGGTGACCGGTGATGCCGCACAGCAGCACCCGGAAGTACACCCCGGCGGGCAGGCTCTGGCCCTCAGAAACCCGCACAGCCTGGAAGCCGATATCGTTGGTATCGGCCACGGCCGAGATAGTACCCCCATCGTCGAACGCCACGTTGAACTTGCGCGGAAGGCCGAAGAGATCGCGTGAGTTGAGAATGTACTGGGCCAGGGCATCGGCGTGCGGCCTCACGTCCAGCAGCGAACGGGGGTCGATCCCGCTGAGCGGAGACGCGGTGATATTGCGAATATTGTCCGCGCCAGACCCGCGCGAACTCATGCCGAGCGCCGCGATCTTGTTGAGCACCGGAACAAGATGCTTCGGCTGGAAATCACGAATCTGGACGTTCGAACGCGTGGTGAGATCGCAACGTCCGGCGCCCCATTCGTCAGCCATCTCCGCGAGTCCACGCATCTGACGCGAGGTCAAAACTGCTCCCGGGACCCGCAGCCGCAGCATGAACGAGTCCTGTGCCGGCGAAACGTAGAAGAAGCCGTGGAACTTGAACCGGTAGGTGTTCTCCGGGTTCGGTGCCATATTTTCCTTGCTGTGAGAGAGCAGCTCATCCCACGCGTCGAGCGGGTTGCGCTCGTACTTCCAAAGCTCTTCGCGGCACAGGTCCTCGACAAGTGTGCCGTGGAAGGTGGCTGCCAGGTTCTGGGTGCCGGCTGTGGGTTCAGCGGTAATCTGGCCGGCTGCGGTATGGCCCACAAAAGGCATGCGCTGGATCACCCCCGCGAAAAAGCCTTCGAGGTACTGCTTCTGCTCAACCGAGAAGGTTTCGTCGCCCGCGCTTTCGAGCATGGGAGCGGTAAGTGCGTTTTGAGGGTTGGCAAGCGGGCCATTGGCAGGCATGGGCAAGTCCTTTGCGAAAACGAGCGGATGGTATAGCTCATTAGCTTCCCGAGTGGGAAGGTCTTATCGTTTGGGGAGCTCGTCATGGAGCCGGATGGGTAAGTGGAATGAATGGCGGAGACATCCATGGTCTCAGCCGGCGGACGGGATGGATAAACTTCGCGGACCTCGGCGGTCCTGAAGAACTTCCTGAAATTCACGTTCGGTTGCGTCAGCATAGCCGGAGAGCGTGGTGAACGCAAGCGCTTTTTGCCGGACAGCGTGCAGACCAGGAGCCAACGCCCGATCGACAAAAGTGTTGCGCGGGCACGAGACGCATGTTACATCTGAAGGACAACACCCCTGAACTCCCGCGATACCCTGATTGTGTCGCACTTGCCAAGGCTGGCCGACGCGCAACGATGCGCCTCAGCCGGCGTTGCCCTCGTTCTCTCTCGCCCGCCAACTTGCCCCCATACCACCGCCCTGGCGCGGGCCACTCTGTTTCGTCTTTCGGGAGATACCCTCGCATGACTCGCTTTCCTGCCCGTACCGCTCTCCTTGCCTTGTCCGCTCTCTCCCTCTCCATGCATCTCGCCGCACAGGACGCGCCGTTATTGCTTGCAGCGGCGACCGAGCCGGCAGTCTCCAGCTCCAATGGACCCGAGTTGCAGAACGGCCCCACGCCGCAGACGGCCACCTCGCCCCAGCCTGCCACCAACAAACTCCCGTCTGGATTTCTGGGTTCGCCCATCGCAACCGGAACCGTCAAGCGCACCTATCCCGTCAGCATCTCGTTCCTCAGTCGCAACCGCGCCGACGCCCTCAACTACTACGACGACGGCGTATACACCAGCACGTACCCATACGTCGAGCACTTGCTACGTATCGCCATCGCCCAGAAGGTCGGCAAGTTTGACTGGCAGGCGGAGTTGGCCGAAAACACCGTCTTCGACGTTCCCACGACCGCCGTCGACCCGGTAGCGGCACGTGGGCAGCTCTTTCTGGGAGGCACGTACTACGCCTCCAATGGCCCTCTGAACACCACACCGTCGGCCGCCTCGTTCAAACAGGGCTGGCTGCGCTACCACGGCAAGGGGCCGGACACGACCCTTCGTCTCGGCCGCTTTGAATTCTTTGAAGGTCAGGAGACGACTCCCAAAGACCCAACCCTGCTTTGGCTGCAAACCAACCGCGTCGCGCAGCGCCTGGTCGGTAACTTCGGCTTTTCGAACGGCCAGCGCTCCTTCGACGGCATCGACGGCCACTACGGCAAAGGAACCTGGGACATCACCGCCATGGCTGGCCGCGCCATCCAGGGCGTCTTCAACATGAACTCCAACCCTGAGCTCAACGTCGACATTCAATACCTCGCCTATACCAGGCGCCAGTTCAAGGATCGCCTGATCTTCCGCGTCTTCGGCCTGGACTACCACGACGCCCGCACCGGCCTGACCAAGACCGACAACCGGACCGCCGCCGCCCGTGCGCTGGACCACAGGAACATCCGCATCGGCAGCTATGGCGCAGACCTGCTCGGCACCCTGCCCACCGGTCCAGGCGCATTCGACGGGCTCTTCTGGGGTGTCGTCCAGAACGGTCAGTGGGGCGTCCAGAACCAGCACTCCGGCGCCTACGCCGTCGAAGGCGGATACCGCTTTACCAAAGTCGCAAGCAAGCCCTGGATTCGCGGCGGAGCCTTTCGCTCCACCGGCGACAACAACAACACCGACGACCAGCACAACACCTTCTTCGCCGTGCTGCCGACGCCGCGCGTCTACGCCCGCTTTCCCTTCTACAACTCCATCAACAGCAAGGATCAGTTCATTCAGATCATGGACAGCCCCAGCAAACGTTGGGATCTCCGCAGCGACATGCACTTCCTGCAGCTCACCTCCAGCACCGACTTTCTCTACAACGGCGGCGGCGCGTACGACAACAAGGTCTTCGGCGTCACCGGCCGCACCGCCAACGGGCACAATAGCCTCGCGTCCATCTTCGATATCAGCTCGGACTATGCCGTCACCCCGTCGCTCAGCCTGAACACCTACTACGCCCATTCCTACGGCCGCACCGTCATCAGCGCGCTCTATGCGGGCAAACAGGCAAACTACGGATACCTTGAACTCATTTACAAGTTCGGCATTAAGCAGCGTGCCGCAAAAGCGGTGAAATAATTCGGCTGCGTCAAAGTTACAAGCCCGTTTCGACACAGGCTCCAAGTGGTCTGAAATTGTGTGTTACCTTGATGTCCAACAGTCCCAACTTGTACTGCTCCAGTGCGCTGCTTGAAGCCCGGAGCAGCCGAGTCGACCCCAGCAGTGGGGACTACGGATGGAGTCTTGATGGCGCACGCAAGCTTTGACGGTCTGCGGGTTCTTTCACTCGAATCCAGACGGGCCAAAGAGGTAGAGAAGCTCATCCGCACCTATGGCGGACAGCCCTTCGTCGTGCCTTTCATGCGAGAGGTGAAGCTCGAATCGAACCATGCCGCGCTGGACTTTGCGGACCGCCTCATGCGCGGCGAACTCGATGTCGTCATCTTTATGACCGGTGTTGGAGTTCGGGCTCTGCTGGAAATTGTCGAGACACGCTATTCTCGAACGGAATTTCTCGAAGCCTTGGGAAGAATAAAAATTGTGACGCGAGGCTCGAAACCAGAAGCCGCATTACGCGAACTAAAGCTCCGCTCGGTCGCAACCGCGTCCGAGCCCACAACCTGGCATGAGCTCATGTCCGCCATGCACGCCTACTTTGGCGACTCGCTCAAGGACCAACGCATTGCCCTGCAGGAGTACGGAGCGTCCAACCCGGAACTCCTCGCGGAATTGACCGAGTGCAGCGCCTCCGTCTTCAAGGTGCCGGTGTATCAATGGGCGCTGCCGCACGATCTCAAACCACTGCGCGAGTGCGTCCACGGCCTCACCCACGCCAGTGTGGATGTTGTGCTCTTTACGACCGCAGTCCAGGTCATCCACCTCATGCTGATCGCGCAGGAGATGAACCAGGTCGCCGAGATGCTCGCTGGTCTACGTTCCGTCGTGGTGGTCTCGGTAGGCCCCACGACAACCGCCGAGCTCCTGCATTACGGCATTCCCCCGGACTTCGAGCCCTCTCGCCCCAAAATGGGCTTCCTCATCAACGAGGCCGCGCAGTACTCCGCCCAGGTGCTGCAGGGCAAACGCCAGCGAGCGTCGCTGCCGCCCGAAGAGGAGTTTGAGCCGGCCCCTGCCCCCGGCGAACCACTCACCCATGTCGCCCAATCCCGCCATGCAGTCCGCCGCGTAGCCGAGTCGACTCCCACCATGGCCGGCTTCAGCGACGGCCTCAGCTCCTTTGACTTCCTGCATGAGATATCCCGCCGCCTCGCCGCCTCCGACCCCCTCCACACCGTGCTCGACCGCATCCTCGAGTTCGTCACCACGATGATTCCCTGCGACTCCTGTTTCCTCTACACCCTCGAAGGAGAGAAGCTGGTTCTCCGTGCTTCCAGAAACCCTCACGCAGATATCGTCGACTCGCTCGGCATCAAGCTGGGGCAGGGGATCACGGGCTGGGTCGCCGAACACCGCGAGCCAGTCGCAATCGCCTCCAGAGCCTCGGAAGATCCGCGCTTTTCGAAATTCAAGAACATTCCGGAGGACACCTTCGAGGCCATGCTATGTACGCCCATCGTCTGCGCGACCAGGGTCATCGGCGTCATCAACCTGCAGCATCGCCTGTCCTACAGTCACAGCAGTGTGGAAGTCCGGTTGCTCTCCCTGATCGGCTATCTTGTAGGCGCTGAAATTGAACGCGCCCGGCTGGACACCGAAAACCTGCAATTGGCTGATCGGCTTGAGACGCGGAAAGCGATTGACCGCGCCAAGGGATTGCTGCAAAGGGACCTGAGCATCTCTGAAAGCGACGCATACCGCATGATGCAGCGCGAAAGTCGACAGAGAAGGAAGACCATGCGTGAAATAGCCGAGGCTCTTCTGCTAAACGAAGAGATGAAGCGCTCCACATCGGTCGCTTAGCCATGTGGACGCATCCGGGCGGTCTCGATCGATGAATCCAACACTGGCATGAAGTTATTCGCCGGACTTACAAAGCAATAACTCGCTCGCGGCACAGAGGGTATGCAGTCAAATGACTGTTTCTACAAGAGAGAGCGGTCGGTCAAAGTGTCGCCCGCCCGGGCCTCAGTCAAGTGCCCATTGAGGTTGATCCCTGTCTCATTTAGCGAGCGGTCACGGGAAGAGTGTAGGTGGCGCTGCGGGCCGGTGTGCCATCCGTTGCACTGAGCGTGTGCGTGTAAGAGCCAGGATTCAATGGCATCAAGGTCTGCGGTGAAGTGAGGCTGCGTGACAGCGGGGACGTAAGAGGCGAGG is a window of Granulicella tundricola MP5ACTX9 DNA encoding:
- a CDS encoding diflavin oxidoreductase; the encoded protein is MSSVPFIPDSAPFNPAQRAWLNGFLAGLYSSAPQSAVFEPRNVAVLYASQSGTGERLAKKVAKELKAKGHTAKLSSLDVYPVHELAVEECAVIVASTYGEGDPPDGVKGFFDSLCAEGAPRLERLEYSVLALGDSHYEHFCKFGVDLDERLQDLGAKRSIPIVTADVDVDEPFERWKAALLASLDTAAAATPPQALAAAAPVAPASLYRRENPFQAALIEKRVLTADVSSKSTLHLSFSLAGSELTYEAGDALAVIPANDPALVADVLSATGLNGEELVEVPKLGTRSLCDALTHVLQITKLSRKLIDAYAKAGNIALLIDLLLPEQQTHLDTYLYDRGVIDLLAEHPGAIASAQQLADLLPKLAPRLYSISSSPKAHAGEVHATVAVVRYRAHNRERGGVCSTLFADRTDLNGTLPVYIQHNKKFRLPMDPDAPIIMIGPGTGIAPFRGFLHERLAMGATGRNWLFFGDRSAATDFLYREELEQMLGTGHLSRLDTAFSRDQAHKIYVQDRMLEHGAEFFAWLQQGATIYVCGDASRMAKDVDAALHQLIAQHGNTDAEAYVQDLHDSKRYHRDVY
- a CDS encoding NirA family protein; this translates as MPANGPLANPQNALTAPMLESAGDETFSVEQKQYLEGFFAGVIQRMPFVGHTAAGQITAEPTAGTQNLAATFHGTLVEDLCREELWKYERNPLDAWDELLSHSKENMAPNPENTYRFKFHGFFYVSPAQDSFMLRLRVPGAVLTSRQMRGLAEMADEWGAGRCDLTTRSNVQIRDFQPKHLVPVLNKIAALGMSSRGSGADNIRNITASPLSGIDPRSLLDVRPHADALAQYILNSRDLFGLPRKFNVAFDDGGTISAVADTNDIGFQAVRVSEGQSLPAGVYFRVLLCGITGHRQFATDAGVILKPHEAVAVAAAMIRVFAENGDRTDRKKARLKYLVDRWGMERFLEEAEKLLAFPLLRLPLADCEARGPIERAGHIGTHAQVQPGLSYIGVSVPVGRLPVDQMRAVAGIAEEFGTGEIRLTVWQNLILPNIPEARLPAAQAALTAAGLKFTAGPVLSGTVACTGNQGCRYAASDTKTHAVALARTLDERFPQLTQPINLHVTGCNNSCAQHYIGDIGLMGTKVEGEEGYVVSLGGGSDADQGIAREFIAAIKFADLPPVMELLLGSFVDLRSDENETFLAFTRRHSIEELRAFAQVEAE
- a CDS encoding alginate export family protein — its product is MTRFPARTALLALSALSLSMHLAAQDAPLLLAAATEPAVSSSNGPELQNGPTPQTATSPQPATNKLPSGFLGSPIATGTVKRTYPVSISFLSRNRADALNYYDDGVYTSTYPYVEHLLRIAIAQKVGKFDWQAELAENTVFDVPTTAVDPVAARGQLFLGGTYYASNGPLNTTPSAASFKQGWLRYHGKGPDTTLRLGRFEFFEGQETTPKDPTLLWLQTNRVAQRLVGNFGFSNGQRSFDGIDGHYGKGTWDITAMAGRAIQGVFNMNSNPELNVDIQYLAYTRRQFKDRLIFRVFGLDYHDARTGLTKTDNRTAAARALDHRNIRIGSYGADLLGTLPTGPGAFDGLFWGVVQNGQWGVQNQHSGAYAVEGGYRFTKVASKPWIRGGAFRSTGDNNNTDDQHNTFFAVLPTPRVYARFPFYNSINSKDQFIQIMDSPSKRWDLRSDMHFLQLTSSTDFLYNGGGAYDNKVFGVTGRTANGHNSLASIFDISSDYAVTPSLSLNTYYAHSYGRTVISALYAGKQANYGYLELIYKFGIKQRAAKAVK
- a CDS encoding uroporphyrinogen-III synthase; its protein translation is MRCLKPGAAESTPAVGTTDGVLMAHASFDGLRVLSLESRRAKEVEKLIRTYGGQPFVVPFMREVKLESNHAALDFADRLMRGELDVVIFMTGVGVRALLEIVETRYSRTEFLEALGRIKIVTRGSKPEAALRELKLRSVATASEPTTWHELMSAMHAYFGDSLKDQRIALQEYGASNPELLAELTECSASVFKVPVYQWALPHDLKPLRECVHGLTHASVDVVLFTTAVQVIHLMLIAQEMNQVAEMLAGLRSVVVVSVGPTTTAELLHYGIPPDFEPSRPKMGFLINEAAQYSAQVLQGKRQRASLPPEEEFEPAPAPGEPLTHVAQSRHAVRRVAESTPTMAGFSDGLSSFDFLHEISRRLAASDPLHTVLDRILEFVTTMIPCDSCFLYTLEGEKLVLRASRNPHADIVDSLGIKLGQGITGWVAEHREPVAIASRASEDPRFSKFKNIPEDTFEAMLCTPIVCATRVIGVINLQHRLSYSHSSVEVRLLSLIGYLVGAEIERARLDTENLQLADRLETRKAIDRAKGLLQRDLSISESDAYRMMQRESRQRRKTMREIAEALLLNEEMKRSTSVA